From the genome of Arthrobacter russicus:
GGCTTCGAGTTGGGCGGGCAGCGCACCGAGCCGTCGATGACGGTGCCCGCCGGGCAAATCCTCGCCACCGACCCGGCGGCCGGCCAGAAAACCGCCGAAGGCAGCTTCGTGGTCCTGGTGGTCTCGGCCGGAAAGCCGCAGATCAAGCTCCCCGAGGTCGCCGGAGCTCCGGCCAGCACCCTGCAGTCGAGACTGGAAGCCGCCGGACTCAAAGTCCAGTCCAGCGAAAAGGACGGGCCGGATCCGGCCGGCACGGTGCTCTCGATGTCCCCCGCCGCCGGCACCAGCGTCGAAGCGGGCAGCACGGTGAAGCTGAGCACCGCTTCCGGGTTCCAACGGTTGCCCGCCGGGCTGCTCGGCAAGTCAGCAAAAGATGCGGTCGCGGCACTGCATGCCGCGGGTTTCACCGCCCGGGTGGCGAAATCGCCGGGCTTCGGAGCGCCGGTGGACACGGTTCTGGCCGTCGAGCCGAGGGATCGGGCGCCGGTGAAGGGCATCGTGACCATGAGCGTGGCTGCGGAGCAATAGGCCCGGGCTATCCGGGCTGCGTCATCAGCCGCGCCAACCCCGGCCCGGACAGCTGCGGCCAATAGGCCTTGCGCCCGGTCATCGCCATGATGAGCGCGAGTGTTTTGCCGCGGATCAGCGGACCTTCGCCGGTGGCGAACCCGCTGTCCTCCGCCTCCAGCCGGAGCCCGCGGACCCGGCTCCGGGCCAGCACCACTTGGTCGCTGCCGGCATAATATTCGGCCAAGGCTTGCAGCACCGGGAGCGGGTGCTCCCGGACCAGCCCCAGAGGATGCCGGATGTCTTCGCCGTGCACCACGGTTTCGCCCAGCAAAGCCAGCTTCGGCACCGGAGGCGAGGTGCGGCTACCGATCGTCGCTTCGAACCTGGCCAGGGTCTCGGCCGGATTCGCGCCGAGCTGCTCCTGCAAGCGCTGGGCGACCTGTTTGTCGAAATCGAAGCGTGCCCGCAGCACCCCGAAGAACCAACGCGGGCCGGACAGCACTCCGCTCGCCGTCAGGTGCGCCAACACTTCGCGCACCGACAAACCGGTGCACAGCGACGAGGTGTCCCATTGCTCTGGCTGTAGCCCGGCCAATTGCCCTGCCAGCGCAGTGCGCTCACCGTCGATGCTCTGCCAAACCTCAGCGATCTCCATGCGCCCAGCCTAAACGCTCCGCCGCTTTCCGGCTCCGCGATCGGGCTGGGCCAGACGGCCGGTCCCCGGAAGCAGATCGCCACGGCCACCGGAGCCGTTGCCGGCATTCATCCCGAGGCGCCTGCAGCCCGCTGGCGATCCGGCTCGGACGCGCGGCGAGCCAACCCAGACAGATCTACGTAAAACGAAGCAAAATCGGACATAAGCAACGATATTCGTTGAATTTAATCCGCAATTAACACCAAAGCCTTGTGATCTGCAACATAGAGTCACTACGTTGGGGAGCAATCGATACCCGGGAGAGATCGCCATGACTGAAGCACTCCGCGCCGCACCGAAGGCTTCCGCGACGCAACGCGCGGCGCACCGCAACCTCTGGATGCATTTCGCGAACCAGCCCGCCGACGCCGCCGACATTCCGATGATCGTCCGCGGCGAAGGCGCCTACGTCTACGACCAAAGCGGCAAAGCCTATTTGGACGGCCTCGCCGGCCTGTTCACCGTCCAGGTCGGGCACGGTCGCCGAGAGCTCGCCGACGTCGCGGCCGCCCAGGCCGAACAGCTGGCGTTCTTCCCCTTGTGGTCCTACGCCAATCAGCCGGCCGCCGAACTCGCCGAACGGCTCGCGGGGTTGGCCCCCGGAGACCTGAACCGGGTGTTTTTCACCAATAGCGGCAGCGAATCGGTCGAAACCGCCTGGAAGCTGGCGAAGCAGTATTTCGGCCTCACCGGACGGCCCCGGAAGCACAAAGTCATCTCCCGGCAGACCGCCTACCACGGCACCACGCAAGGCGCACTTTCGATCACCGGAATCCCCGGCCTCAAAGAGCCCTTCGAACCGCTCGTACCGTCCACCCACCGCGTGCCGAATACCAACTTCTACCGGGCGGCCGAACACGGCTTCGCCGGGGACCCGGACGACGCCGAGGCTTTCGGCCGGTGGGCCGCCGATCAGATCGAGGCGGTGATCGAAGCCGAGGGCGCCGAAACCGTCGCTGCGGTCTTCCTGGAGCCGGTGCAGAATGCCGGCGGCTGCTTCCCGCCGCCGCCGGGATATTTCCAACGGGTCCGGGAGATCTGCGATCGGCACGACGTGCTGCTGGTCAGCGATGAAGTGATCTGCGCGTTCGGCCGGCTGGGCGAATACTTCGGCGCGAGCCGGCTGGGCTTCCAACCGGACATCATCACCACGGCGAAGGGACTCACCAGCGGGTACTCCCCGATGGGCGCGGTGCTGGTCTCCGACCGGCTCTACGAGCCCTTCGCCAGCGGCGAGCAGATGTTCCTGCACGGCTACACCTTCGGCGGCCACCCGGTTTCCGCCGCAGTCGCCTTGGCGAATCTCGACATCTTCGAACAGGAAAGACTCAACCAGCGGGTCCAGGACAACGAGGCCGCATTCCTGGCCACCCTGGGCAAACTCCACGATCTGGAGATCGTCGGCGACGTCCGCGGGGCCGGGTACTTCTACGGCATCGAACTCGTCCAGGACAAGAAAAGCAAGGCCACCTTCACCGCCGAACAGAGCGCCCGGGTCTTGAAAGGATTCGTCTCGAAGGAGCTCTTCGCCAACGGACTGTACTGCCGCGCCGACGACCGGGAGGATCCGGTGATCCAGCTGTCCCCGCCGCTGATCGTCGGGCAAGCCGAATTCGACGAGATGGAACAAATCCTTCGGCATGCCCTCACCCAGGCCCAGGAGTTGCTCTGAAATGCCGGTCAACGAACCGGGCAAAAGGCAGCGCACTGTTTTCGAACGCCACGCACCGGCGGACTCCGTCGTCGAACACGCTCTGGCCGGGAGCAGTTCGGAGCCGTTCTGGCTCGCCGACATCGAGCTTGACGACTATCCGTCGCTGGACGGAACGCACGACGCGGACCTGGCCGTCGTCGGCGGCGGCTACACCGGGCTGTGGACTGCGCTGCTCGCCAAGCAACGGCACCCGCAGTGGCGGGTGGTCCTGCTCGAAGCCAGAACCCTGGGTTGGGCGGCGTCCGGACGCAACGGCGGATTCTGCGAAGCCAGCCTGACCCACGGCGAAGAGAACGGCGCCAACCGGTTCCCGGCCGAAATCGAACGGCTCAACCAGCTCGGCCTGGACAACCTCGACGCCATCGAAGCGCAGGTCGCAAAGCTCAAACTCGACTGCGACTTCGAGCGGACCGGGTCGATGGCGTTGGCCGTCGAACCGTATCAGATCGAGTATCTGCAGGACGGGCCCGGCCCGGACCAGGTCTACTTCGACCAGCCGGCCATCCGGGCGGAAATCAACTCCCCGACCTACCTGGCCGGGCTGTGGAGCAAACGCGAGGCCGCCATGGTCCACCCGGCGAAACTCGCCCGGGCCCTGGGCCGGGCGGCGAGCGCGGCCGGCGTCGAAATCTTCGAGCACAGCAAGGTCACCGGGCTGCATACCGACGACCGCGGCAGCCGGCTGGCGGTGCAGCACGGTTCCGGCAGCATCCGGGCGAAAAAGGTGGCACTGGGCACGAACGTGTTCCCTTCGCTGCTCAAGCGCAACGCTCTGATGACGGTCCCGGTGTACGACTACGTGCTGATGACCGAGCCGTTGAACCGCGAGCAACTGGCCAGCATCGGCTGGCAGCGCCGGCAGGGGCTCTCCGATCTGGCCAACCAGTTCCACTATTACCGGCTCTCGGCGGACAACCGGATCCTGTTCGGCGGCTACGACGCGATCTACCACTACGGCCGCCGGGTCAATCCGGAGTACGAGAACCGGCGGGCGAGCTATCGGAAACTGGCCAGCCATTTCTTCACCACCTTTCCGCAGCTCGAAGGCCTGCGGTTCAGCCACCGCTGGGCCGGCGCCATCGATACCTGCACGAGGTTCTGCGCGTTTTACGGGACCGCCCGCGGCGGGAAGATCTCCTATGCCGCGGGATTCACCGGATTGGGCGTGGCCGCAACCCATTTCGCCGCGGAAGTGATGCTGGATCAGCTCGAAGGCCTGGACACCGAACGGACCCGGCTCACGATGGTCCGCAGCCGCCCGCTGCCGTTCCCGCCGGAGCCCCTGGCCTCAATCGGCATCCAAGCCACCCGGGCCGCACTGAATCAGGCAGACCACCGCGAGGGGAAGCGGAATCTGCTGCTCAAATCACTCGACGCGGTAGGCCTCGGTTTCGACTCCTGACCCGCCGGGCACTCGCGCACCGCACCTATCACACCAAGGGGATGAGAATTCATTGACCATCGACACCCAGCAGGAAAAACCTCCGGCCAGCGCCGGGACCGCGGAAGCCGGCTCGGTAGAGCTGCGCGGCGTGAGCAAGCTCTTCGGCACGGCCAAGGCGGTGGATGACATCAGCCTCACCGTCGAGGCCGGGGAGTTCATTTCGCTGCTCGGACCGTCCGGTTGCGGCAAGACCACGCTTTTGCGGATGATCGCGGGCTTCGAGCATCCGGACGCCGGGGACATCCGGATCGGCGGCCAGTCGGTCACCGGCCTGCCGCCGAACAAACGACCGGTCAACACCGTGTTCCAGTCCTACGCTTTGTTCCCGCATATGAGCGTCGCGGAAAACGTCGGTTACGGCCTGCGCCAGCAAAGAGTCCCGAGAGCCGAGATCAGCAGCCGGGTGATCGACGCCCTGCGGATGGCCCGGATGGAAGCCTTCGCCGACCGCAGCCCCGGCAAGCTCTCCGGCGGCCAACAACAGCGGGTCGCACTGGCCCGGGCCCTGGTGAACCGGCCCAAGGTGCTTCTGCTGGATGAACCGATGTCCGCTTTGGACCGCAAATTGCGTGAGGAAATGCAGCTCGAACTGACCGTGCTGCAGGCCGAGCTGGGCACCACTTTCATCTTCGTCACCCATGACCAGGAGGAAGCCCTGACCATGAGCGACCGGATCGTGGTGCTCGACCAAGGCCATATCCAACAGCTCGGCAGCGCCGAGGAGATCTACTCGAAGCCGG
Proteins encoded in this window:
- a CDS encoding maleylpyruvate isomerase family mycothiol-dependent enzyme, whose amino-acid sequence is MEIAEVWQSIDGERTALAGQLAGLQPEQWDTSSLCTGLSVREVLAHLTASGVLSGPRWFFGVLRARFDFDKQVAQRLQEQLGANPAETLARFEATIGSRTSPPVPKLALLGETVVHGEDIRHPLGLVREHPLPVLQALAEYYAGSDQVVLARSRVRGLRLEAEDSGFATGEGPLIRGKTLALIMAMTGRKAYWPQLSGPGLARLMTQPG
- a CDS encoding aspartate aminotransferase family protein, coding for MTEALRAAPKASATQRAAHRNLWMHFANQPADAADIPMIVRGEGAYVYDQSGKAYLDGLAGLFTVQVGHGRRELADVAAAQAEQLAFFPLWSYANQPAAELAERLAGLAPGDLNRVFFTNSGSESVETAWKLAKQYFGLTGRPRKHKVISRQTAYHGTTQGALSITGIPGLKEPFEPLVPSTHRVPNTNFYRAAEHGFAGDPDDAEAFGRWAADQIEAVIEAEGAETVAAVFLEPVQNAGGCFPPPPGYFQRVREICDRHDVLLVSDEVICAFGRLGEYFGASRLGFQPDIITTAKGLTSGYSPMGAVLVSDRLYEPFASGEQMFLHGYTFGGHPVSAAVALANLDIFEQERLNQRVQDNEAAFLATLGKLHDLEIVGDVRGAGYFYGIELVQDKKSKATFTAEQSARVLKGFVSKELFANGLYCRADDREDPVIQLSPPLIVGQAEFDEMEQILRHALTQAQELL
- a CDS encoding NAD(P)/FAD-dependent oxidoreductase; translation: MPVNEPGKRQRTVFERHAPADSVVEHALAGSSSEPFWLADIELDDYPSLDGTHDADLAVVGGGYTGLWTALLAKQRHPQWRVVLLEARTLGWAASGRNGGFCEASLTHGEENGANRFPAEIERLNQLGLDNLDAIEAQVAKLKLDCDFERTGSMALAVEPYQIEYLQDGPGPDQVYFDQPAIRAEINSPTYLAGLWSKREAAMVHPAKLARALGRAASAAGVEIFEHSKVTGLHTDDRGSRLAVQHGSGSIRAKKVALGTNVFPSLLKRNALMTVPVYDYVLMTEPLNREQLASIGWQRRQGLSDLANQFHYYRLSADNRILFGGYDAIYHYGRRVNPEYENRRASYRKLASHFFTTFPQLEGLRFSHRWAGAIDTCTRFCAFYGTARGGKISYAAGFTGLGVAATHFAAEVMLDQLEGLDTERTRLTMVRSRPLPFPPEPLASIGIQATRAALNQADHREGKRNLLLKSLDAVGLGFDS
- a CDS encoding ABC transporter ATP-binding protein — protein: MTIDTQQEKPPASAGTAEAGSVELRGVSKLFGTAKAVDDISLTVEAGEFISLLGPSGCGKTTLLRMIAGFEHPDAGDIRIGGQSVTGLPPNKRPVNTVFQSYALFPHMSVAENVGYGLRQQRVPRAEISSRVIDALRMARMEAFADRSPGKLSGGQQQRVALARALVNRPKVLLLDEPMSALDRKLREEMQLELTVLQAELGTTFIFVTHDQEEALTMSDRIVVLDQGHIQQLGSAEEIYSKPANLFVAKFIGKRNFLPVEVDSVGAVSLAGTTFGPGHSAVDEVRGKGVLAVRAEDISVSTAAPQPGQNAVSGKLVDIAYLGEVKQYLVRGADGVEILARTPPSKAEPVDFGDQVWCSWAPPAGQLFRADETEA